From the genome of Variovorax sp. RA8, one region includes:
- the dapD gene encoding 2,3,4,5-tetrahydropyridine-2,6-dicarboxylate N-succinyltransferase produces MTQQLQQTIDAAWEDRANLSATSAPKEVRDAVEHVIAELNNGHLRVATREAVGQWTVHQWIKKAVLLSFRLKDNEQMQAGSLGFYDKVPTKFSHLSANELKEAGVRIVPPAVARRGSYIAKGAILMPSYVNIGAYVGEGTMVDTWATVGSCAQIGANVHLSGGVGIGGVLEPLQAGPTIIEDNCFIGARSEVVEGVIIEENSVLSMGVYIGQSTPIYDRTTGEVTYGRVPAGSVVISGTLPKDNGKYSLYAAIIVKRVDAQTRAKTSLNDLLRD; encoded by the coding sequence ATGACCCAGCAACTCCAGCAGACCATCGACGCCGCGTGGGAAGACCGCGCCAACCTCTCCGCCACCAGTGCCCCGAAGGAAGTTCGCGATGCGGTCGAGCATGTGATCGCCGAACTCAACAACGGCCACCTGCGCGTCGCCACCCGCGAGGCCGTGGGCCAGTGGACCGTGCACCAGTGGATCAAGAAGGCGGTGCTGCTGTCCTTCCGCCTCAAGGACAACGAGCAGATGCAGGCCGGCTCGCTCGGCTTCTACGACAAGGTGCCGACCAAGTTCTCGCACCTCTCGGCCAACGAGCTCAAGGAAGCCGGCGTTCGCATCGTACCGCCGGCCGTGGCGCGCCGCGGCAGCTACATCGCCAAGGGCGCGATCCTGATGCCCTCCTACGTGAACATCGGCGCCTACGTCGGCGAGGGCACCATGGTCGACACCTGGGCCACCGTCGGTTCCTGCGCCCAGATCGGCGCCAACGTGCATCTGTCGGGCGGCGTCGGCATCGGCGGCGTGCTGGAGCCGCTGCAGGCCGGCCCCACCATCATCGAGGACAACTGCTTCATCGGCGCGCGCTCCGAAGTGGTCGAGGGCGTGATCATCGAAGAGAACTCCGTTCTTTCGATGGGCGTGTACATCGGCCAGAGCACCCCGATCTACGACCGCACCACCGGCGAAGTCACGTACGGCCGCGTGCCCGCGGGTTCGGTCGTCATCAGCGGCACGCTGCCCAAGGACAACGGCAAGTACAGCCTCTACGCCGCGATCATCGTCAAGCGCGTGGACGCGCAGACGCGCGCCAAGACTTCGCTGAACGACCTGCTGCGCGACTGA
- a CDS encoding PilT/PilU family type 4a pilus ATPase, with product MKTMERILRLMAERKASDIYLSAHSPALIRLNGNCVPINGQVLPPEAPLALLAEVVPEARIAELERTGELNMAVALAGAGNFRISGMRQRGSYAVVVRHIAAEIPTFDDLNLPEILKTLVMEKRGLILMVGSTGAGKSTTLASMLDYRNEHASGHILTVEEPIEFTYTNKKSMVNQRDVGSDTESLQIALKNALRQAPDVIQIGEIRDRETMTAAIAYAQSGHLCVATLHANNSYRALNRILSFYPVEVRATLLGDLSGAMRAIIAQRLLRTPEGSRVPALEVMLNTALVADLISKGDFSGVKEAMEQSMAEGSQTFEEDIARLVTENRVSREEGLSQADSPTNLMWRLQNRNAAPARKEEHALLGQVDEPSFTDITLDVRH from the coding sequence ATGAAGACGATGGAGCGAATTCTGCGCCTGATGGCCGAGCGCAAGGCATCCGACATCTACCTGTCGGCCCACTCCCCGGCACTGATCCGGCTCAACGGCAACTGCGTCCCCATCAACGGGCAGGTGCTGCCGCCCGAAGCGCCGCTGGCCCTGCTGGCGGAGGTGGTGCCCGAGGCGCGCATCGCCGAGCTGGAGCGCACCGGCGAGCTCAACATGGCGGTCGCCCTCGCGGGTGCGGGCAACTTCCGCATCAGCGGCATGCGCCAACGCGGCAGCTACGCCGTGGTGGTGCGGCACATCGCCGCGGAGATCCCCACCTTCGACGACCTGAACCTGCCCGAGATCCTCAAGACCCTGGTGATGGAGAAGCGCGGCCTCATCCTGATGGTGGGCTCCACCGGCGCCGGCAAGAGCACCACGCTGGCCTCGATGCTGGACTATCGCAACGAGCACGCCAGCGGCCACATCCTCACCGTCGAGGAGCCGATCGAATTCACCTACACCAACAAGAAGTCGATGGTGAACCAGCGCGACGTCGGCAGCGACACCGAGTCGCTGCAGATCGCGCTCAAGAACGCGCTGCGCCAGGCGCCCGACGTGATCCAGATCGGCGAGATCCGCGACCGCGAGACCATGACGGCCGCCATCGCCTACGCCCAGTCGGGCCACCTGTGCGTAGCCACGCTGCACGCCAACAACAGCTACCGCGCGCTCAACCGGATCCTGAGCTTCTACCCGGTCGAAGTGCGCGCCACCCTGCTGGGAGACCTGAGCGGCGCGATGCGGGCCATCATCGCGCAGCGCCTGCTGCGCACGCCCGAGGGCAGCCGCGTGCCGGCGCTGGAGGTGATGCTCAACACCGCGCTGGTGGCCGACCTGATCAGCAAGGGCGACTTCTCCGGCGTCAAGGAGGCAATGGAGCAATCCATGGCCGAAGGCTCGCAGACTTTCGAGGAGGACATCGCCCGCCTCGTCACCGAGAACCGCGTCAGCCGCGAGGAAGGCCTGTCGCAGGCCGACTCCCCGACCAACCTGATGTGGCGCCTGCAGAACCGCAATGCGGCGCCGGCGCGCAAGGAAGAGCACGCCTTGCTCGGCCAGGTCGACGAACCCTCCTTCACGGACATCACGCTCGACGTCCGACACTAG
- the dapE gene encoding succinyl-diaminopimelate desuccinylase codes for MSRTLQLAEQLISRASVTPDDAGCQQILGERLARLGFRLETLESGPADFRVTNLWAVRPGSAGAEAARTLVFAGHTDVVPTGPLEQWKSHPFTPTHRDGKLYGRGACDMKTSLAAFVVAIEDFLAARPDPRLTLALLLTSDEEGPAVDGTVVVCNALAARGERIDYCIVGEPTSVERCGDMIKNGRRGTMSGRLTIQGVQGHIAYPHLARNPVHAFAPALAELVAINAAGGWDAAPNPYFQPTSWQISNIHAGTGASNVIPGIAVADFNFRFSTEATPESLQARVKAVLDAHGLDYTLSWTVGGLPFLTPPGELVAAVQQAIRDETGIETELSTSGGTSDARFIAKICRQVIELGPVNASIHKIDEHIAVPEIEQLKNIYQRTLDRLEALLAV; via the coding sequence ATGTCCCGTACGCTGCAACTCGCCGAACAACTGATCTCCCGCGCCTCGGTCACTCCCGACGACGCGGGCTGCCAGCAGATCCTCGGCGAGCGGCTGGCGCGCCTGGGCTTCAGGCTCGAGACCCTCGAGAGCGGCCCCGCCGACTTCCGCGTGACCAACCTGTGGGCCGTGCGCCCGGGCAGCGCGGGCGCCGAGGCCGCGCGCACGCTGGTCTTCGCCGGGCATACCGACGTGGTGCCCACCGGCCCGCTGGAGCAGTGGAAGAGCCACCCCTTCACACCCACCCACCGCGACGGCAAGCTTTACGGCCGCGGCGCCTGCGACATGAAGACCTCGCTGGCCGCCTTCGTGGTCGCGATCGAGGACTTCCTGGCCGCCCGGCCCGACCCGCGGCTCACCCTGGCGCTGCTCCTCACCAGCGACGAGGAAGGCCCCGCCGTCGACGGCACGGTGGTGGTGTGCAATGCGCTGGCCGCGCGCGGCGAACGGATCGACTACTGCATCGTCGGCGAGCCGACCTCGGTCGAGCGCTGCGGCGACATGATCAAGAACGGCCGACGCGGCACCATGAGCGGCCGGCTCACCATCCAGGGCGTGCAGGGCCACATCGCCTATCCGCACCTCGCCAGGAACCCGGTGCATGCCTTCGCGCCCGCGCTGGCGGAACTCGTCGCGATCAATGCGGCGGGTGGCTGGGACGCAGCGCCCAATCCGTACTTCCAGCCGACCAGCTGGCAGATCAGCAACATCCACGCGGGCACCGGCGCCAGCAACGTGATTCCCGGCATTGCGGTGGCCGACTTCAACTTCCGTTTCTCGACCGAAGCCACTCCCGAGTCCCTGCAGGCGCGGGTCAAGGCGGTGCTCGATGCGCACGGGCTCGACTACACCCTCTCGTGGACCGTGGGCGGCCTGCCCTTCCTCACGCCGCCCGGCGAACTGGTGGCCGCGGTGCAGCAGGCCATCCGCGACGAGACCGGCATCGAGACCGAGCTCTCGACCAGCGGCGGCACGAGCGACGCGCGCTTCATCGCGAAGATCTGCAGGCAGGTGATCGAACTGGGGCCGGTCAACGCCAGCATCCACAAGATCGACGAGCACATCGCCGTCCCCGAGATCGAACAGCTCAAGAACATCTACCAACGCACGCTGGATCGGCTCGAAGCGCTGTTGGCGGTATGA
- the prmB gene encoding 50S ribosomal protein L3 N(5)-glutamine methyltransferase encodes MSTVIELIEAGEKQLAEAGVAFGHGTINAFDEAAWLVLWRLGLPLDSLDEAAGRTVSPADAARVHELLAARIATRKPAAYLTKEAWLQGVPFYVDERAIVPRSFIAELLADGTIDSWLGEHTQQVLDLCSGNGSLAVLAALTYPDIRVDAADLSTEALEVAAINVTRHALDDRITLIESDGLAAVRGPYDLILCNPPYVNAQSMAALPAEYRAEPELALAGGADGMDFVRRLFADAPARMSENAVLVLEIGNERTHFEAAFPKLEVVWLATSAGEDQVLLVTRESLLS; translated from the coding sequence ATGAGCACTGTGATCGAATTGATCGAGGCCGGCGAAAAGCAGCTGGCCGAGGCCGGCGTCGCCTTCGGCCATGGGACGATCAACGCCTTCGACGAAGCGGCGTGGCTGGTGCTGTGGCGCCTGGGCTTGCCGCTCGACAGCCTGGACGAAGCCGCCGGGCGCACGGTCTCGCCGGCCGATGCCGCGCGCGTGCACGAGCTGCTGGCGGCGCGCATCGCCACGCGCAAGCCCGCGGCCTACCTCACCAAGGAAGCCTGGCTGCAGGGCGTGCCCTTCTATGTGGACGAGCGCGCCATCGTGCCGCGCAGCTTCATCGCCGAGCTGCTGGCCGACGGAACCATCGACTCCTGGCTCGGCGAGCACACGCAACAGGTGCTGGACCTGTGCAGCGGCAACGGCAGCCTCGCAGTGCTGGCCGCCCTGACCTATCCGGACATCCGCGTCGATGCGGCCGACCTCTCGACCGAGGCCCTCGAGGTCGCAGCCATCAACGTCACGCGCCACGCGCTGGACGATCGCATCACGTTGATCGAATCCGACGGGCTCGCCGCCGTGCGCGGACCTTACGACCTGATCCTCTGCAACCCGCCTTACGTCAACGCACAGAGCATGGCCGCCCTGCCGGCCGAGTACCGTGCCGAGCCCGAGCTGGCCCTGGCCGGCGGCGCCGACGGCATGGACTTCGTGCGCCGCCTGTTCGCCGATGCACCAGCCCGCATGAGCGAGAACGCCGTGCTGGTGCTGGAGATCGGCAACGAGCGCACGCATTTCGAGGCGGCGTTCCCGAAACTCGAGGTGGTGTGGCTCGCCACCAGCGCCGGCGAAGACCAGGTGCTCCTGGTAACTCGCGAATCCCTTCTTTCATGA
- a CDS encoding ABC-F family ATP-binding cassette domain-containing protein, giving the protein MITLRNVILRRSAKVLLNGASVTINPGEKVGLVGRNGAGKSTLFALFNGTLHEDGGDFSVPSSWRLAQVAQNMPETEESATDFVVGGDTRLVELREALALAEAGHAADPDDPDIGMALAHAYTDLHDAGEHDAVPRAQALILGLGFKVQELDQPVNSFSGGWRMRLQLARALMCPSDLLLLDEPTNHLDLDALVWLEAWLQKYAGTMIVISHDREFLDAVTDVTLHIVHEQLTRYGGNYSAFETLRAQQLELQQAAFSKQQDKIAHLQKFIDRFKAKASKAKQAQSRVKALERMEKVAPLLAEADFSFEFKEPGNIPNPMLTISAASFGYLQDDGPPRTILSGVNRSVLAGQRIGILGANGQGKSTLVKTIAREMGVLAGTVTEGKGLNIGYFAQQELDVLRPQDTPLEHMVRMARELGPNARERTGEQDLRGFLGSFNFSGDMVKQAVGTMSGGEKARLVLAMMVWQRPNLLLLDEPTNHLDLATREALAVALNEFEGTLMLVSHDRALLRSVCDEFWLVGRGRVGDFDGDLDDYQRYLLDEAKRVREEARLATREAESAAIPAAPSASVAAQERQQRSGQARPLKRELAQIDEQLAAAGAEKTALEARLSAPLPAPEIAETGRRLKTLNEEIGRLEERWLALSDQIEALAAG; this is encoded by the coding sequence ATGATCACCTTAAGAAACGTCATCCTCCGCCGCAGCGCCAAGGTCTTGCTGAACGGCGCGAGCGTCACCATCAATCCCGGCGAGAAAGTCGGGCTGGTGGGTCGCAACGGCGCCGGCAAGTCCACCCTGTTCGCACTCTTCAACGGCACGCTGCACGAGGACGGCGGAGATTTCTCGGTACCGTCGTCATGGCGCCTGGCCCAGGTCGCGCAGAACATGCCCGAAACCGAGGAGTCGGCAACCGACTTCGTGGTCGGCGGCGACACGCGGCTGGTGGAACTGCGCGAGGCGCTCGCGCTCGCCGAAGCCGGCCATGCCGCCGACCCCGACGACCCGGACATCGGCATGGCCCTGGCCCACGCCTACACCGACCTGCACGACGCCGGGGAACACGACGCAGTGCCGCGCGCGCAGGCGCTGATCCTCGGCCTGGGCTTCAAGGTCCAGGAGCTCGATCAGCCCGTCAACAGCTTCTCCGGGGGCTGGCGCATGCGACTGCAGCTGGCGCGCGCGCTGATGTGCCCGAGCGACCTCCTGCTGCTTGACGAACCGACCAATCACCTGGACCTGGATGCCCTGGTCTGGCTCGAAGCCTGGTTGCAGAAATACGCCGGCACCATGATCGTGATCAGCCACGACCGCGAGTTCCTCGATGCCGTGACCGACGTCACCCTGCACATCGTCCACGAGCAGCTCACCCGCTACGGCGGCAACTACAGCGCCTTCGAGACGCTGCGCGCCCAGCAGCTGGAGCTGCAGCAGGCTGCCTTTTCCAAGCAGCAGGACAAGATCGCCCACCTGCAGAAGTTCATCGACCGTTTCAAGGCCAAGGCCAGCAAGGCCAAGCAGGCCCAGAGCCGGGTGAAGGCGCTGGAGCGCATGGAAAAGGTCGCGCCACTCCTGGCCGAGGCCGACTTCAGCTTCGAATTCAAGGAGCCAGGGAACATCCCGAATCCGATGCTCACGATCAGCGCGGCGAGCTTCGGCTACCTGCAGGACGATGGACCGCCCAGGACCATCCTGAGCGGCGTCAATCGCTCGGTGCTGGCCGGCCAACGGATCGGGATCCTCGGCGCCAACGGCCAGGGCAAGTCCACGCTGGTGAAGACCATCGCCCGCGAGATGGGCGTGCTCGCCGGCACCGTGACCGAGGGCAAGGGGCTCAACATCGGCTACTTCGCGCAGCAGGAGCTCGACGTGCTGCGCCCGCAGGACACGCCGCTGGAACACATGGTGCGCATGGCGCGCGAGCTCGGGCCCAACGCCCGCGAGCGCACCGGCGAGCAGGACCTGCGCGGCTTCCTCGGCAGCTTCAACTTCAGCGGCGACATGGTGAAGCAGGCGGTCGGCACCATGAGCGGCGGCGAAAAGGCCCGGCTGGTGCTGGCCATGATGGTCTGGCAGCGGCCCAACCTGCTGCTGCTCGACGAACCCACCAACCATCTGGACCTCGCCACCCGCGAGGCCCTGGCCGTCGCGCTCAACGAGTTCGAGGGCACGCTGATGCTGGTCAGCCACGACCGTGCGCTGCTGCGCTCGGTCTGCGATGAATTCTGGCTGGTCGGCCGCGGCCGCGTCGGCGACTTCGACGGCGACCTCGACGACTACCAGCGCTACCTGCTGGACGAGGCCAAGCGCGTACGCGAGGAAGCCAGGCTGGCCACGCGCGAGGCCGAAAGTGCCGCCATCCCGGCTGCGCCCTCCGCCTCGGTGGCCGCGCAGGAGCGCCAGCAGCGCAGCGGCCAGGCCAGGCCGCTGAAGCGCGAGCTGGCGCAGATCGACGAGCAGTTGGCTGCCGCCGGAGCCGAAAAGACCGCGCTCGAAGCACGGCTATCGGCCCCGCTCCCGGCGCCCGAGATTGCCGAGACGGGACGGCGCCTGAAGACGCTGAACGAGGAGATCGGCCGCCTCGAGGAGCGCTGGCTGGCCCTGTCGGACCAGATCGAGGCACTGGCGGCCGGCTGA
- a CDS encoding protein-tyrosine phosphatase family protein codes for MDAWQPNFNWITDLLAVGGSYPSECAELLAHEHRIQAVIDLRGEAMPDTQLFRRHGITLLHLPTTDMRPVEMPDLEHGIRFANEFLDQGQRVLIHCEYGIGRSATLALCLLVHRGLAPLDALALMKKQRPVVAPSPPQFACWSAWLDSHRFSSDVDWELPSFEDFKALAYVHPKR; via the coding sequence GTGGATGCTTGGCAACCCAACTTCAACTGGATCACCGACCTGCTTGCCGTCGGCGGCAGCTACCCCTCTGAATGCGCGGAACTGCTGGCGCACGAGCACCGGATCCAGGCAGTGATCGACCTGCGCGGCGAGGCCATGCCCGACACGCAACTGTTCCGGCGCCACGGCATCACGCTGCTGCACCTGCCCACCACGGACATGCGTCCGGTAGAGATGCCGGACCTGGAGCACGGCATTCGCTTTGCCAACGAGTTCCTGGACCAGGGACAGCGTGTGCTGATCCATTGCGAGTACGGCATCGGCCGCTCCGCCACGCTGGCGCTGTGCCTGCTGGTGCATCGCGGCCTCGCGCCGCTTGACGCGCTCGCGCTCATGAAGAAGCAGCGCCCCGTCGTCGCGCCTTCGCCGCCGCAGTTTGCCTGCTGGTCGGCCTGGCTGGACAGTCACCGCTTTTCGAGCGATGTCGATTGGGAGCTCCCGAGTTTCGAGGACTTCAAGGCGCTGGCCTACGTTCATCCGAAGCGTTGA
- a CDS encoding FAD-dependent oxidoreductase, with protein sequence MSDAATGTTPLKNEVDLIVVGAGAGGMTAALVAALEGLDVLLCEATQQVGGTTATSAGTIWVPNSSASRKAGFEDSIEDATRYLDGMVPSGEGRRLREVYLESGPAVIDDLARRTQLQFVPAGRHPDYVDIPGSRVAGRALAPLPFDGRLLGPEFARIRAPMREFMVLGGMMVGKADIAHLVGRFKSLASFRHSAALALRYLGDRLRHARGTRLVMGNALVARFYASLKDAGVAVSFGTSIDALIRSGEGVTGARLLQGGQAFDVRARRGVVLATGGFGRNGPLREQLMPPGHAHWPSLIFEGNQGGGVLAGMQAGAALDGMTGGSGVFWQPVSVTRPRHGPTGLFAHLFLDRAKPGLIVVDAAGMRFTNEGGSYHYFCQDMVKRHASTPAIPAWMVCDAAFVRKYGLGLVHPGTTNLRPHVKSGYLHCAGTIEALARAIGVDAQGLQKTVARNNEFARTGIDLDHGKGSTEVSRFNGDPDHQPNPCLGPIGEAPFCAMALWPADAAADAGLRTDEDGRVLNAAGHVIQGLYACGNDMASAMRGAYPGPGTTIGPAMVFGYRVAMHAASPLRQQIVQ encoded by the coding sequence ATGAGTGACGCCGCAACGGGGACGACGCCCTTGAAGAACGAGGTCGATCTCATCGTGGTCGGCGCCGGCGCGGGCGGCATGACGGCCGCCCTGGTCGCCGCGCTCGAAGGCCTCGACGTGCTGCTGTGCGAAGCGACGCAGCAGGTCGGCGGGACCACCGCCACCTCGGCCGGGACCATCTGGGTCCCCAACAGCAGCGCGAGCCGAAAAGCGGGCTTCGAGGACAGCATCGAGGACGCGACGCGCTATCTCGACGGCATGGTTCCGTCCGGCGAAGGGCGGCGGCTGCGCGAGGTCTACCTGGAGAGCGGCCCGGCCGTCATCGACGACCTGGCGCGGCGTACGCAACTGCAGTTCGTGCCGGCCGGGCGGCACCCGGACTACGTGGACATCCCCGGCTCGCGGGTGGCCGGACGTGCGCTGGCGCCGCTGCCTTTCGATGGCCGGCTGCTCGGCCCGGAGTTTGCCCGCATCCGTGCGCCGATGCGCGAGTTCATGGTGCTCGGCGGCATGATGGTCGGCAAGGCGGACATCGCCCACCTGGTCGGACGTTTCAAGTCACTGGCGAGCTTCCGGCACTCGGCTGCACTGGCGCTGCGCTACCTGGGCGACCGCTTGCGCCATGCGCGAGGCACGCGGCTGGTCATGGGCAATGCGCTGGTGGCGCGCTTCTACGCGAGCCTGAAGGATGCCGGCGTAGCGGTCTCCTTCGGCACCAGCATCGACGCGCTGATCCGGAGTGGGGAAGGCGTCACAGGAGCGCGCCTGCTGCAAGGCGGGCAGGCCTTCGATGTACGGGCGCGCCGTGGTGTGGTGCTGGCAACCGGGGGCTTCGGCCGCAACGGGCCATTGCGCGAACAGCTCATGCCGCCCGGGCATGCGCACTGGCCGTCCCTGATCTTCGAAGGCAACCAGGGTGGCGGCGTCCTTGCCGGCATGCAGGCGGGCGCAGCCCTCGACGGTATGACGGGAGGCTCCGGCGTGTTCTGGCAGCCGGTTTCGGTGACGCGGCCGCGGCACGGGCCGACGGGCCTCTTCGCCCACCTGTTCCTCGATCGGGCCAAGCCGGGGCTGATCGTCGTCGACGCCGCCGGCATGCGCTTCACCAACGAGGGCGGCTCGTACCACTACTTCTGCCAGGACATGGTGAAGCGGCATGCCAGCACGCCGGCGATCCCGGCCTGGATGGTCTGCGACGCCGCGTTCGTGCGCAAGTACGGGCTGGGCCTCGTCCACCCGGGCACGACAAACCTGCGGCCGCACGTGAAGAGCGGCTACCTGCATTGCGCCGGCACCATCGAGGCCCTGGCCCGAGCCATCGGCGTCGACGCGCAGGGCCTGCAAAAGACCGTCGCGCGGAACAACGAGTTCGCACGCACCGGCATCGACCTCGACCATGGCAAGGGGAGCACCGAGGTCAGCCGCTTCAATGGCGACCCGGACCACCAGCCGAACCCATGCCTCGGCCCGATCGGGGAGGCGCCGTTCTGCGCGATGGCCCTTTGGCCCGCCGATGCCGCTGCCGACGCGGGCCTGCGCACCGACGAGGACGGCCGCGTGCTGAACGCCGCCGGGCACGTCATCCAGGGGCTCTACGCCTGCGGCAACGACATGGCGTCGGCCATGCGCGGCGCCTATCCGGGTCCCGGCACGACCATCGGTCCCGCGATGGTGTTCGGCTACCGGGTCGCGATGCATGCCGCCAGCCCATTGCGGCAGCAAATCGTCCAATGA
- a CDS encoding acyl CoA:acetate/3-ketoacid CoA transferase: MRSKFIDADAAAALIEDGATVALMGGGGGLMEATCLFQAIERRFHEVRDPRALTVVHALGIGDRKSLGMNCFAHEELVRKVVGGHWVWSPRMQQLAAAEKIEAYILPGGVSSQLFREIGAGRPGLFTHIGLGTVCDPRHGGGRMNASAKEDLAEVVEIDGREYLRYKPYRVDVALVRASVADEDGNIGFEHEAANLDAQAIALAARAGGGKVIVQVKERLARGALKAREVRIPAAWVDAIVVDAQQRSSYAIAFDPRLSGELTGAERFKVDAPGDEPFGERQAVARRAACELFEGAIVNYGVGVPDAVARLVAARGELDRIYQTIEHGTYGGSLLDGELFGYAHNASAILDAPTQFDFYSGGGLDIAFLGFGEFDATGNVNVSRLGGLAVGPGGFIDIAQNARKVVFCGTFAAKGVRLETGDGSLRVLQQGQVRKLVRQVEQVTFSGPQALERGQEILYLTERASFRLRAQGLELFEVAPGIDLQRDVLEEMDFAPRLAEAIVTMPKAHFERSDDRTGALGNRGAIAEGRA, from the coding sequence ATGAGGTCGAAGTTCATCGATGCCGATGCGGCCGCCGCGCTGATCGAAGACGGCGCGACGGTCGCGCTCATGGGCGGTGGCGGCGGCCTGATGGAAGCCACCTGCCTGTTCCAGGCGATCGAACGCCGCTTCCACGAAGTGCGCGATCCGCGCGCGCTGACCGTGGTCCATGCGCTCGGCATCGGCGACAGGAAGTCGCTCGGCATGAACTGCTTCGCCCACGAAGAACTGGTGCGCAAGGTGGTCGGCGGGCACTGGGTCTGGTCGCCGCGCATGCAGCAGCTCGCCGCGGCAGAGAAGATCGAGGCGTACATCCTGCCGGGCGGCGTCTCCTCCCAGCTCTTTCGCGAGATCGGCGCCGGTCGGCCCGGCCTGTTCACCCACATCGGGCTCGGCACCGTCTGCGATCCGCGCCACGGCGGCGGCCGGATGAACGCGAGCGCCAAGGAAGACCTGGCCGAGGTGGTGGAGATCGATGGCCGCGAGTACCTCCGCTACAAGCCCTACAGGGTCGATGTCGCGCTGGTGCGGGCTTCCGTCGCGGACGAGGACGGCAACATCGGTTTCGAGCACGAGGCTGCGAATCTCGATGCACAGGCCATTGCGCTCGCGGCCCGCGCGGGCGGGGGCAAGGTGATCGTGCAGGTGAAGGAGCGGCTCGCACGCGGCGCACTCAAGGCACGCGAGGTGCGCATCCCGGCGGCGTGGGTGGATGCGATCGTGGTCGACGCGCAGCAGCGCAGCAGCTACGCGATCGCCTTCGATCCGCGCCTGTCGGGCGAACTCACCGGCGCCGAGCGCTTCAAGGTGGATGCGCCCGGGGACGAGCCCTTCGGCGAGCGGCAGGCCGTTGCCCGGCGCGCGGCCTGCGAGCTCTTCGAGGGCGCGATCGTGAACTACGGCGTCGGCGTGCCCGACGCGGTCGCCCGGCTGGTGGCGGCGCGCGGGGAGCTCGATCGCATCTACCAGACCATCGAGCACGGCACCTACGGCGGGTCGCTCCTGGACGGCGAACTCTTCGGCTATGCGCACAACGCCAGCGCCATCCTCGATGCGCCGACACAGTTCGACTTCTACTCGGGCGGTGGGCTGGACATCGCCTTCCTCGGCTTCGGCGAGTTCGATGCAACGGGGAACGTCAACGTCTCGCGGCTGGGCGGACTTGCAGTCGGGCCCGGAGGCTTCATCGACATTGCACAGAACGCGCGCAAGGTCGTCTTCTGCGGCACCTTCGCGGCCAAGGGCGTGCGGCTCGAAACCGGCGACGGTTCGCTGCGCGTCCTGCAGCAGGGGCAGGTGCGCAAGCTCGTGCGCCAAGTCGAGCAGGTCACGTTCAGCGGGCCGCAGGCGCTCGAGCGCGGGCAGGAGATCCTCTACCTCACCGAGCGCGCCAGCTTCAGGCTCCGGGCACAGGGGCTGGAACTGTTTGAAGTGGCGCCGGGCATCGATCTGCAGCGCGACGTGCTCGAAGAGATGGATTTTGCGCCGCGGCTCGCCGAGGCCATCGTGACGATGCCGAAGGCGCATTTCGAGCGCTCGGACGACCGCACCGGAGCGCTGGGAAACCGCGGCGCGATTGCAGAGGGCCGGGCATGA